TGGGCAGGGCGGGGGGCTGCAGGTGCCCGGGCACCCCGGGCTGCCGCCGACCCTGGGGGGGTACGGTGGGGGAGagcaccagctctgccctcccccttcccacctgctgcccccccctgcccagcacctcctgggaCCGGAGGGGGCGAAGGCGTTGGAGGGACCCCCCGAGCCCCGGGGGCCAGAagcggagggcggcgggcgacccAAGGGTGCCCGTCGGGCCGtgccgcggggcggggggcaggcgGCGTGTCGCTGCCCCAACTGCCAGGAGGCGGAaagggggggtccctgccccgaAGGGGTGAAACGTAAGCACCTACACAACTGCCACATCCCCGGCTGCGGGAAAGCCTACGCCAAGACCTCCCACCTGAAAGCCCACCTGCGTTGGCACAGCGGCGACCGACCCTTCGTCTGCAACTGGCTTTTCTGCGGCAAACGCTTCACCCGCTCGGACGAGCTGCAGCGGCACCTCCAGACCCACACCGGAGCCAAGAAATTCGCCTGCCCCGTCTGCGGCCGCGTCTTCATGCGCAGCGACCACCTGGGCAAGCACATGAAGACGCACGATGGGGGCAAGGACGGGGGAGAACCCGAGGTCAAAGGCACCGGGGACCCGTCGGCCGGCAAGGGAGGCAAGAGGGAATCCGAGGGGGGTAACGCCGCCCCCACAAACTGAGCCGCTGAGCCCCGGGGGGGACACggatggaggtggggagggggagccgGGAGGAGACCCTTCGGGGCTGGTCTCCGAAGGGTgttgaggtggggagggggcgcaGGGCTGGCACCTTGTGCTCCTCGAAGCGGTGGCGAGggagaggggggacacacacgccgGTGGCACGGCCCCGGTGCCGGTTGGGGAGCGCCGGAGCCGGAGCTGCCCTGCGGCGGTTTCACTTGTCCCGCTCCCGCTCTCCcgccccggttccccccccccccccccccctcgtccTCCCCCGGCttcccaaatcttttt
The Numenius arquata chromosome 23, bNumArq3.hap1.1, whole genome shotgun sequence genome window above contains:
- the SP6 gene encoding transcription factor Sp6 → MLTAVCGSLGTQPSDAPRASPTPLDLQPLQPFQPHGSTAAGPTDFASPLPPPELPLAGPDATAAFAAPGTYEPHGPPRLDLPTDGPAAPGAYAKLLPATPDMAHPYEPWFRPPHPGPPGEEGGVNWWDLHAGASWMELPPGQGGGLQVPGHPGLPPTLGGYGGGEHQLCPPPSHLLPPPAQHLLGPEGAKALEGPPEPRGPEAEGGGRPKGARRAVPRGGGQAACRCPNCQEAERGGPCPEGVKRKHLHNCHIPGCGKAYAKTSHLKAHLRWHSGDRPFVCNWLFCGKRFTRSDELQRHLQTHTGAKKFACPVCGRVFMRSDHLGKHMKTHDGGKDGGEPEVKGTGDPSAGKGGKRESEGGNAAPTN